In Cryptomeria japonica chromosome 10, Sugi_1.0, whole genome shotgun sequence, a genomic segment contains:
- the LOC131060667 gene encoding cell division cycle 20.2, cofactor of APC complex isoform X1: MLHVFLFFSFVLFCCCELQVLFRFNTMKKAFGSPQTPSISTLSRRPKITRPLRKQLATPIQNGDRFIANRSSIDFDWARYVVNKSNIIGNKASMEEYVREQAASLMMDSSKMSRIMSFSRKPSARGLQSIYSEAPSVDTRARTSRSQSRCIPQHAERTLDAPDLIDDNHLNLLDWSDSNILSIALGNAVYLWDANRSTSSELLTVDNDVGPISSVNWAPDGKHIAIGLTNCTVQIWDSTSNRQLRSLKGHQGRVGSLSWNDNILATGGRDSSIIIHDVRIRNSNVKTYRGHEQEVCGLKWSLSGQQLASGGSDNLLHIWDKSMSSSNVRNQYLHRIDEHFDAVTALAWCPFQHNLLASGGGLADQSIKFWNSLTGACLNTIDTNSSVCALLWNKHERELLSSHGYSENQLTLWKYPSMTKIAELTGHTSRVLHLAQSPDGYTVASVGADETLRFWQVFGTPGSPESTKTKEPEGTLNNYLMNIH; encoded by the exons atgttgcatgtctttttgtttttttcctttgtGTTGTTTTGTTGTTGTGAATTACAGGTTTTATTTCGATTCAATACAATGAAGAAGGCTTTTGGGTCACCTCAAACACCAAGCATCAGTACTCTTTCCAGAAGGCCTAAGATCACCCGTCCTCTGCGAAAGCAATTGGCGACTCCAATACAAAAT GGGGACAGGTTTATTGCTAACAGAAGTTCCATAGATTTTGATTGGGCTCGGTATGTGGTAAATAAAAGCAATATCATTGGAAATAAAGCCTCCATGGAAGAATATGTCAGGGAGCAAGCAGCTAGTTTGATGATGGATTCTAGTAAGATGTCAAGAATTATGAGCTTTAGTAGAAAGCCATCTGCACGGGGATTGCAATCCATCTATTCCGAAGCTCCTTCTGTTGATACTAGGGCCAGAACTAGCAGATCACAAAGCCGCTGCATACCTCAA CATGCAGAGAGAACTTTGGATGCCCCAGATCTTATTGATGATAATCATTTGAATCTGCTGGATTGGAGTGACAGCAATATTTTGTCGATAGCACTTGGCAATGCAGTTTACTTATGGGATGCAAACAGGAGCACTTCTTCTGAGTTATTGACAGTAGATAATGATGTTGGTCCAATAAGCAGTGTTAATTGGGCACCCGATGGAAAACATATTGCCATTGGATTGACTAATTGTACTGTACAGATATGGGATTCTACATCTAATCGACAG TTGAGATCCTTGAAAGGTCATCAAGGCCGTGTAGGCTCACTTTCCTGGAATGACAATATTCTTGCAACTGGTGGTAGGGACAGTTCAATAATTATCCATGATGTCCGTATCCGTAATTCCAATGTTAAGACATACAGAGGCCATGAGCAGGAAGTTTGTGGATTGAAATGGTCCTTATCTGGCCAGCAACTTGCGAGCGGAGGCAGTGACAACTTGCTTCATATATGGGACAAGAGCATGTCGTCCTCTAATGTTAGAAATCAGTATCTTCACAGGATTGATGAACATTTTGATGCAGTTACAGCCTTGGCATGGTGCCCTTTCCAGCACAATCTTTTGGCATCTGGTGGAGGCCTTGCAGACCAATCCATTAAGTTCTGGAATAGTCTTACTGGAGCATGCCTAAATACCATTGACACAAACTCTTCAGTTTGTGCATTGTTGTGGAATAAGCATGAGCGTGAGCTCTTGAGTTCACATGGATATAGTGAGAACCAATTGACCTTATGGAAATACCCATCTATGACAAAGATTGCAGAGCTTACGGGCCATACTTCTAGGGTGCTGCATCTGGCACAG AGCCCAGATGGGTATACTGTTGCATCAGTTGGAGCAGACGAGACACTAAGGTTTTGGCAAGTCTTTGGAACTCCTGGTTCCCCAGAGAGTACCAAAACTAAAGAGCCAGAGGGTACCCTCAACAATTATTTAATGAATATTCACTAG
- the LOC131060667 gene encoding cell division cycle 20.2, cofactor of APC complex isoform X2 produces the protein MLHVFLFFSFVLFCCCELQVLFRFNTMKKAFGSPQTPSISTLSRRPKITRPLRKQLATPIQNGDRFIANRSSIDFDWARYVVNKSNIIGNKASMEEYVREQAASLMMDSSKMSRIMSFSRKPSARGLQSIYSEAPSVDTRARTSRSQSRCIPQHAERTLDAPDLIDDNHLNLLDWSDSNILSIALGNAVYLWDANRSTSSELLTVDNDVGPISSVNWAPDGKHIAIGLTNCTVQIWDSTSNRQLRSLKGHQGRVGSLSWNDNILATGGRDSSIIIHDVRIRNSNVKTYRGHEQEVCGLKWSLSGQQLASGGSDNLLHIWDKSMSSSNVRNQYLHRIDEHFDAVTALAWCPFQHNLLASGGGLADQSIKFWNSLTGACLNTIDTNSSVCALLWNKHERELLSSHGYSENQLTLWKYPSMTKIAELTGHTSRVLHLAQSPDGYTVASVGADETLRFWQVFGTPGSPESTKTKEPEESSRM, from the exons atgttgcatgtctttttgtttttttcctttgtGTTGTTTTGTTGTTGTGAATTACAGGTTTTATTTCGATTCAATACAATGAAGAAGGCTTTTGGGTCACCTCAAACACCAAGCATCAGTACTCTTTCCAGAAGGCCTAAGATCACCCGTCCTCTGCGAAAGCAATTGGCGACTCCAATACAAAAT GGGGACAGGTTTATTGCTAACAGAAGTTCCATAGATTTTGATTGGGCTCGGTATGTGGTAAATAAAAGCAATATCATTGGAAATAAAGCCTCCATGGAAGAATATGTCAGGGAGCAAGCAGCTAGTTTGATGATGGATTCTAGTAAGATGTCAAGAATTATGAGCTTTAGTAGAAAGCCATCTGCACGGGGATTGCAATCCATCTATTCCGAAGCTCCTTCTGTTGATACTAGGGCCAGAACTAGCAGATCACAAAGCCGCTGCATACCTCAA CATGCAGAGAGAACTTTGGATGCCCCAGATCTTATTGATGATAATCATTTGAATCTGCTGGATTGGAGTGACAGCAATATTTTGTCGATAGCACTTGGCAATGCAGTTTACTTATGGGATGCAAACAGGAGCACTTCTTCTGAGTTATTGACAGTAGATAATGATGTTGGTCCAATAAGCAGTGTTAATTGGGCACCCGATGGAAAACATATTGCCATTGGATTGACTAATTGTACTGTACAGATATGGGATTCTACATCTAATCGACAG TTGAGATCCTTGAAAGGTCATCAAGGCCGTGTAGGCTCACTTTCCTGGAATGACAATATTCTTGCAACTGGTGGTAGGGACAGTTCAATAATTATCCATGATGTCCGTATCCGTAATTCCAATGTTAAGACATACAGAGGCCATGAGCAGGAAGTTTGTGGATTGAAATGGTCCTTATCTGGCCAGCAACTTGCGAGCGGAGGCAGTGACAACTTGCTTCATATATGGGACAAGAGCATGTCGTCCTCTAATGTTAGAAATCAGTATCTTCACAGGATTGATGAACATTTTGATGCAGTTACAGCCTTGGCATGGTGCCCTTTCCAGCACAATCTTTTGGCATCTGGTGGAGGCCTTGCAGACCAATCCATTAAGTTCTGGAATAGTCTTACTGGAGCATGCCTAAATACCATTGACACAAACTCTTCAGTTTGTGCATTGTTGTGGAATAAGCATGAGCGTGAGCTCTTGAGTTCACATGGATATAGTGAGAACCAATTGACCTTATGGAAATACCCATCTATGACAAAGATTGCAGAGCTTACGGGCCATACTTCTAGGGTGCTGCATCTGGCACAG AGCCCAGATGGGTATACTGTTGCATCAGTTGGAGCAGACGAGACACTAAGGTTTTGGCAAGTCTTTGGAACTCCTGGTTCCCCAGAGAGTACCAAAACTAAAGAGCCAGAGG AATCCAGTCGTATGTAG